The proteins below are encoded in one region of Pseudomonas putida NBRC 14164:
- the zapE gene encoding cell division protein ZapE, with the protein MTPLERYQADLKRPDFFHDAAQETAVRHLQRLYDDLVQAQNNKPGVFGKLFGKKEQTPVKGLYFWGGVGRGKTYLVDTFYEALPFKQKMRTHFHRFMKRVHEEMKTLKGEKNPLTIIAKRFSDEARVICFDEFFVSDITDAMILGTLMEELFKNGVSLVATSNIVPDGLYKDGLQRARFLPAIAMIKQFTDVVNVDSGVDYRLRHLEQAELFHYPLNDAAHQSMRASFKALTPECTQAVENDVLMIENRPINALRTCDDVAWFDFRALCDGPRSQNDYIELGKIFHAVLLSNVEQMGVATDDIARRFINMVDEFYDRNVKLIISAEVELKDLYTGGRLSFEFQRTLSRLLEMQSHEFLSRAHKP; encoded by the coding sequence ATGACTCCCTTAGAACGCTATCAAGCAGATCTGAAACGTCCCGACTTCTTCCATGACGCGGCGCAGGAAACTGCGGTGCGTCACCTGCAGCGCCTGTACGACGACCTGGTACAGGCGCAGAACAACAAGCCGGGCGTGTTCGGCAAGCTGTTCGGCAAGAAGGAGCAGACCCCGGTCAAGGGCCTGTACTTCTGGGGTGGGGTAGGGCGAGGCAAGACCTACCTGGTCGATACCTTCTACGAAGCGCTACCGTTCAAGCAGAAGATGCGTACGCACTTCCACCGCTTCATGAAGCGTGTGCACGAGGAAATGAAAACCCTCAAGGGCGAGAAGAACCCGCTGACCATCATCGCCAAGCGCTTCAGCGACGAAGCCAGGGTGATCTGCTTCGACGAATTCTTCGTGTCGGACATTACCGACGCCATGATCCTCGGCACCCTGATGGAAGAGCTGTTCAAGAACGGCGTGTCGCTGGTAGCCACCTCCAACATCGTGCCGGACGGCCTGTACAAGGACGGCCTGCAACGCGCACGCTTCCTGCCAGCCATTGCCATGATCAAGCAGTTCACCGACGTGGTGAACGTTGACAGTGGGGTCGACTACCGCCTGCGTCACCTGGAGCAGGCCGAACTGTTCCACTACCCGCTCAACGATGCGGCGCACCAGAGCATGCGCGCCAGCTTCAAGGCGCTGACGCCTGAGTGCACCCAGGCGGTCGAGAACGATGTGCTGATGATCGAGAACCGTCCGATCAATGCCCTGCGCACCTGTGACGATGTCGCCTGGTTCGACTTCCGCGCCCTGTGCGATGGACCGCGCAGCCAGAACGACTACATCGAACTGGGCAAGATCTTCCACGCCGTGCTGTTGAGCAATGTGGAGCAGATGGGTGTCGCCACCGACGACATCGCCCGTCGTTTCATCAACATGGTGGACGAGTTCTACGACCGCAACGTCAAGCTGATCATTTCGGCCGAGGTGGAGCTCAAGGACCTGTACACCGGCGGGCGCCTGAGCTTCGAGTTCCAGCGCACCCTGAGCCGGTTGCTGGAGATGCAGTCGCACGAATTCCTGTCGCGCGCGCACAAGCCATAA
- a CDS encoding GlxA family transcriptional regulator, whose product MQAKDFFHLASLRYSKQLGLGLQPMFEIHLVSPDGQPVDSFSNVQLPVDGGLDDADVIILPAYWDDFDNLLQRYPQVLPWLREQHARGAVLCAEASGVFWLAESGLLDGKEATTYWRFFTSFAERFPKIRLNQDKHLTDADNIYCAGGATSACDLYIYLIERFCGANVARAVARDILYEVQRNYTPGRMGFGGQKLHQDLIILQIQHWLEEHFADKFRFEDVARNHGMSIRNFMRRFQGATGDKPLHYLQRLRIETAKGLLSSTRKSIKTISYEVGYDDASFFARLFRQHTELSPNQYRQQFMQEA is encoded by the coding sequence ATGCAGGCCAAGGATTTCTTCCATCTCGCCAGCCTGCGTTACAGCAAGCAGCTGGGCCTGGGCTTGCAGCCCATGTTCGAGATCCACCTGGTGAGCCCCGACGGCCAGCCCGTGGACAGCTTCAGCAATGTTCAGCTACCGGTCGACGGCGGCCTGGACGACGCCGATGTGATCATCCTCCCGGCCTACTGGGACGATTTCGACAACCTCCTGCAACGTTATCCACAGGTGCTGCCATGGCTGCGTGAACAGCATGCCCGCGGTGCGGTGCTGTGCGCCGAGGCCAGTGGTGTGTTCTGGCTGGCCGAATCCGGCCTGCTCGATGGCAAGGAGGCGACGACCTACTGGCGCTTCTTCACCAGCTTTGCCGAACGCTTTCCCAAGATCCGGCTGAACCAGGACAAGCACCTGACCGACGCCGACAATATCTATTGCGCCGGCGGCGCCACGTCGGCCTGCGACCTGTACATCTACCTGATCGAGCGCTTCTGCGGCGCCAACGTGGCCCGCGCCGTGGCCCGCGACATACTCTACGAAGTGCAGCGCAACTACACCCCGGGGCGCATGGGCTTTGGCGGGCAGAAGCTGCATCAGGACCTGATCATTCTGCAGATCCAGCATTGGCTGGAGGAACACTTCGCCGACAAGTTCCGCTTCGAGGATGTGGCCCGCAACCACGGCATGAGCATCCGCAACTTCATGCGCCGTTTCCAGGGCGCGACGGGTGACAAGCCGCTGCACTACCTGCAACGGCTGCGGATCGAGACCGCCAAGGGGTTGCTGTCGAGCACGCGCAAGAGCATCAAGACCATCAGCTACGAAGTTGGCTATGACGATGCCAGTTTCTTTGCGCGGCTGTTCCGCCAGCACACCGAGCTGTCGCCGAACCAGTATCGGCAGCAGTTCATGCAAGAGGCTTGA
- a CDS encoding NADP(H)-dependent aldo-keto reductase encodes MEYRQLGRTDLNVSALCLGTMTWGEQNVQAEAFEQIARAKVAGVNFIDTAEMYPVPPRPETYAATERIIGNWFRDNGDRDDWVLASKVAGPGNGISHIRDGQLKHNRQHIVAALEESLKRLQTDRIDLYQLHWPERSTNFFGKLGYQHLPQDHFTPLEETLEVLDEQVRAGKIRHIGLSNETPWGTMKFLQLAESRGWPRAVSIQNPYNLLNRSFEVGLAEVAIREQCGLLAYSPLAFGMLSGKYENGARPGNARLTLFSRFARYSNPQTVAACSRYVQLAREHGLDPAQMALAFVTRQPFVTSNIIGATSLQQLDSNLASLDLSLSDELLAAIEAIHQEQPNPAP; translated from the coding sequence ATGGAATACCGCCAGCTCGGCCGTACCGACCTCAATGTCAGCGCCCTGTGCCTGGGCACCATGACCTGGGGCGAACAGAACGTTCAGGCCGAAGCCTTCGAACAGATTGCCCGGGCCAAGGTCGCCGGGGTCAACTTCATCGACACCGCCGAGATGTACCCGGTGCCGCCCCGCCCGGAAACCTACGCAGCCACCGAGCGCATCATCGGCAACTGGTTCCGTGACAACGGTGATCGCGACGACTGGGTGCTGGCCAGCAAGGTTGCAGGCCCTGGCAACGGCATCAGCCACATCCGCGACGGCCAGCTCAAGCACAACCGCCAGCACATCGTCGCGGCGCTGGAGGAGAGCCTGAAGCGCCTGCAGACCGACCGTATCGACCTGTACCAACTGCACTGGCCGGAACGCAGCACCAACTTTTTCGGCAAGCTGGGCTACCAGCACCTGCCCCAGGACCACTTCACTCCGCTGGAAGAAACCCTCGAAGTACTCGACGAACAGGTGCGGGCGGGCAAGATCCGCCACATCGGCCTGTCCAACGAAACGCCGTGGGGCACCATGAAGTTCCTGCAACTGGCCGAAAGCCGAGGCTGGCCGCGGGCGGTATCGATCCAGAACCCGTACAACCTGCTAAACCGCAGCTTCGAGGTAGGCCTGGCGGAAGTGGCTATCCGCGAGCAGTGCGGCCTGCTGGCCTATTCACCGCTGGCGTTCGGCATGCTCTCGGGCAAGTACGAGAACGGCGCACGGCCGGGCAACGCGCGCCTGACCCTGTTCAGCCGCTTTGCCCGCTATTCAAACCCGCAGACCGTGGCAGCCTGCAGCCGGTACGTGCAACTGGCCCGCGAGCACGGCCTGGACCCGGCGCAGATGGCCCTGGCGTTCGTCACCCGGCAGCCGTTCGTGACCAGCAACATCATTGGCGCGACCAGCCTGCAACAGCTGGACAGCAACCTGGCAAGCCTTGATCTGAGCCTGAGCGATGAGTTGCTGGCGGCGATCGAAGCCATTCACCAGGAGCAGCCGAACCCGGCACCTTGA
- the rplM gene encoding 50S ribosomal protein L13 encodes MKTFTAKPETVKREWFVVDAAGQTLGRLATEIATRLRGKHKPEYTPHVDTGDYIVVINAEQVRVTGAKSSDKMYYSHSGFPGGIKEINFEKLIAKAPERVIETAVKGMLPKNPLGRDMYRKLKVYAGAAHPHTAQQPQELKI; translated from the coding sequence ATGAAAACTTTTACTGCTAAACCGGAAACAGTAAAGCGCGAGTGGTTCGTAGTCGACGCCGCTGGCCAGACCCTGGGTCGTCTGGCTACTGAAATCGCTACCCGTCTGCGTGGCAAACACAAACCAGAATACACCCCTCACGTTGACACCGGCGACTACATCGTCGTTATCAACGCCGAGCAGGTTCGTGTGACTGGTGCCAAGTCTTCCGACAAAATGTACTACTCCCACTCCGGCTTCCCGGGCGGTATCAAGGAAATCAACTTCGAGAAGTTGATCGCCAAGGCCCCTGAGCGTGTTATCGAAACCGCGGTCAAAGGCATGCTGCCTAAGAACCCGCTGGGTCGCGACATGTACCGCAAGCTGAAAGTGTACGCGGGTGCTGCTCACCCACACACTGCTCAGCAGCCTCAAGAACTGAAGATCTAA
- the rpsI gene encoding 30S ribosomal protein S9, producing the protein MSATQNYGTGRRKTATARVFLRPGTGNISINNRSLDVFFGRETARMVVRQPLELTETVEKFDIYVTVSGGGVSGQAGAIRHGITRALMEYDETLRGALRRAGYVTRDAREVERKKVGLRKARKRPQYSKR; encoded by the coding sequence ATGTCGGCGACTCAAAATTACGGCACTGGCCGTCGCAAGACCGCAACCGCTCGCGTATTCCTGCGTCCGGGTACTGGTAACATCTCCATCAACAACCGTTCTCTGGACGTGTTCTTCGGTCGCGAAACCGCTCGCATGGTTGTTCGCCAGCCACTCGAGCTGACCGAAACCGTTGAGAAGTTCGACATCTACGTCACCGTTTCCGGTGGTGGTGTCAGCGGTCAAGCCGGTGCGATCCGTCACGGTATCACCCGCGCTCTGATGGAATACGACGAAACCCTGCGTGGCGCTCTGCGTCGTGCTGGCTACGTCACCCGCGACGCTCGTGAAGTCGAGCGTAAGAAAGTGGGTCTGCGTAAAGCGCGTAAGCGTCCTCAGTACTCCAAGCGTTAA
- the petA gene encoding ubiquinol-cytochrome c reductase iron-sulfur subunit, whose product MSNDGVNAGRRRFLVAATSVVGAAGAVGAAVPFVGSWFPSAKAKAAGAPVKVNIAKVEAGQQMVAEWRGQPVFIVRRTQEILGNLKKITGDLSDPESKASVQPTYVDPEVRSIKPEILILVGLCTHLGCSPTFRPEVAPADLGPKWVGGYFCPCHGSHYDLAGRVYKSQPAPLNLPVPPHSYETDDIIVIGVDQENA is encoded by the coding sequence ATGAGCAATGACGGCGTCAACGCAGGCCGGCGCCGCTTCCTCGTAGCCGCGACATCCGTGGTCGGGGCGGCGGGGGCAGTGGGGGCTGCGGTACCGTTCGTGGGGTCATGGTTTCCCAGTGCCAAGGCGAAAGCCGCGGGTGCACCGGTGAAGGTCAATATCGCCAAGGTCGAGGCCGGGCAGCAGATGGTGGCCGAATGGCGTGGCCAGCCGGTATTCATCGTGCGGCGAACGCAGGAAATCCTCGGCAACCTGAAAAAAATCACGGGTGACCTGTCTGATCCCGAGTCCAAGGCCTCGGTGCAGCCGACCTACGTCGACCCTGAGGTTCGCTCGATCAAGCCGGAAATCCTCATTCTCGTCGGCCTGTGCACGCACCTGGGCTGTTCGCCCACCTTCCGCCCGGAAGTTGCGCCTGCTGACCTTGGTCCGAAGTGGGTGGGTGGCTATTTCTGCCCGTGCCACGGTTCCCACTACGACCTGGCTGGCCGTGTCTACAAGTCGCAGCCGGCACCTCTCAATCTGCCAGTGCCGCCGCACTCTTACGAGACGGACGACATCATTGTCATCGGCGTCGATCAGGAGAACGCATGA
- a CDS encoding cytochrome b has translation MSKFMDWIDARFPATKMWEDHLSKYYAPKNFNFLYFFGSLALLVLVNQIVTGVWLTMSFTPSAEEAFASVEYIMRDVEYGWILRYLHSTGASAFFIVVYLHMFRGLLYGSYQKPRELVWLFGMLIYLALMAEAFMGYLLPWGQMSYWGAQVIISLFGAIPVIGDDLTQWIRGDYLISGITLNRFFALHVVALPIVILGLVVLHILALHEVGSNNPDGVDIKKKKDENGIPLDGIPFHPYYTVKDIVGVVVFLFVFCAVVFFFPEMGGYFLEKPNFEQANAFKTPEHIAPVWYFTPFYAILRAVPDKLMGVIAMGAAIAVLFVLPWLDRSPVRSMRYKGWISKVFLLVFCVAFVILGVLGVLAPTPGRTLLSQVCTVLYFAYFLLMPFYTRLEKTKPVPERVTG, from the coding sequence ATGAGCAAGTTCATGGACTGGATTGATGCTCGCTTCCCCGCCACCAAGATGTGGGAAGACCACCTGAGCAAGTATTACGCGCCCAAGAACTTCAACTTCCTGTACTTCTTCGGCTCGCTGGCATTGCTGGTGCTGGTCAATCAGATCGTCACCGGTGTGTGGCTGACCATGAGCTTCACGCCCTCGGCGGAAGAGGCGTTCGCCTCGGTCGAGTACATCATGCGTGACGTGGAATACGGCTGGATCCTGCGCTACCTGCACTCCACCGGTGCGTCTGCGTTCTTCATCGTGGTCTACCTGCACATGTTCCGCGGCCTGCTCTATGGCTCCTACCAGAAGCCGCGCGAGCTGGTCTGGCTGTTCGGCATGCTGATCTACCTGGCGCTGATGGCCGAAGCCTTCATGGGCTACTTGCTGCCGTGGGGCCAGATGTCCTACTGGGGTGCCCAGGTGATCATCTCGCTGTTCGGTGCCATTCCGGTGATCGGTGACGATCTCACCCAGTGGATCCGTGGTGACTACCTGATTTCGGGCATTACCCTGAACCGCTTCTTCGCCCTGCACGTGGTTGCCCTGCCAATCGTGATTCTTGGCCTGGTAGTACTGCACATCCTCGCCCTGCACGAAGTGGGTTCGAACAACCCCGATGGTGTCGACATCAAGAAGAAAAAGGATGAAAACGGCATTCCGCTGGACGGCATTCCGTTCCATCCGTACTACACCGTCAAGGATATCGTCGGCGTGGTGGTGTTCCTCTTCGTGTTCTGCGCCGTGGTGTTCTTCTTCCCGGAAATGGGCGGTTACTTCCTGGAAAAACCGAACTTTGAGCAGGCCAACGCCTTCAAGACGCCTGAGCACATCGCGCCGGTGTGGTACTTCACACCGTTCTACGCAATCTTGCGGGCGGTGCCTGACAAGCTGATGGGCGTCATTGCCATGGGCGCGGCCATCGCCGTGCTGTTCGTACTGCCCTGGCTCGACCGCAGCCCGGTGCGTTCCATGCGTTACAAGGGCTGGATCAGCAAGGTCTTCCTGCTGGTGTTCTGCGTGGCCTTCGTCATCCTCGGCGTGCTGGGCGTACTGGCGCCGACACCTGGGCGTACCTTGCTGTCGCAGGTGTGCACGGTGTTGTACTTCGCCTACTTCCTGCTGATGCCGTTCTACACAAGGCTTGAGAAGACCAAACCGGTTCCGGAAAGGGTGACTGGCTGA
- a CDS encoding cytochrome c1, with the protein MKKFIAVFLLAVMPAFSFAAEHGLELDKADIDLTDKAAMQDGARTFANYCMGCHSAKFQRYERVADDLGIPHELMLEKLVFTGAKIGDHMQIGMKPSDAKTWFGAAPPDLTLVARVRGTDWLYTYLRSFYEDPSRPYGVNNKVFPNVGMPNVLVGLQGNQVIGCKQVQTVTDGKKQFDPLTGSPITHEACDQLTVTPKSGTLTTEQFDEKVKNLVTFLAYSANPVKLESQRIGTYVLLYLAFFFVFAYLLKREYWKDVH; encoded by the coding sequence ATGAAAAAGTTTATTGCAGTATTTTTGCTGGCAGTGATGCCTGCCTTTTCCTTCGCTGCCGAACACGGCCTGGAGCTGGACAAGGCCGATATCGACCTGACCGACAAGGCCGCCATGCAGGACGGTGCGCGCACCTTTGCCAACTATTGCATGGGCTGCCACAGTGCCAAGTTCCAGCGTTACGAGCGGGTGGCCGATGACCTGGGCATCCCCCACGAGTTGATGCTCGAGAAGCTGGTGTTCACCGGTGCCAAGATCGGTGACCACATGCAGATCGGCATGAAGCCCAGTGACGCCAAGACCTGGTTCGGTGCCGCGCCGCCCGACCTGACCCTGGTCGCCCGTGTGCGGGGCACCGACTGGCTGTACACCTACCTGCGCAGCTTCTACGAGGACCCATCGCGGCCTTACGGGGTGAACAACAAGGTGTTCCCGAACGTGGGCATGCCTAACGTGCTGGTTGGCTTGCAGGGTAACCAGGTGATTGGCTGCAAGCAGGTGCAGACGGTAACCGATGGCAAGAAGCAATTCGACCCATTGACCGGCAGCCCGATCACCCACGAAGCCTGTGACCAGCTGACCGTCACGCCGAAATCCGGTACCCTGACCACCGAGCAGTTCGACGAGAAGGTCAAGAATCTGGTGACCTTCCTGGCCTATTCGGCCAACCCGGTCAAACTGGAAAGCCAGCGCATTGGTACCTACGTGTTGCTGTACCTGGCTTTCTTCTTCGTATTCGCCTATTTGCTCAAGCGTGAATACTGGAAGGACGTGCACTGA
- a CDS encoding glutathione S-transferase N-terminal domain-containing protein, translating into MGATNRLACYSDPADHYSHRVRLVLAEKGVSVQVIDVDPSRLPAKLAEVNPYGSVPTLVDRDLALYESTVVMEYLEERYPHPPLMPVYPVARGNSRLLMHRIQRDWCALADTVLDSRSTEAARVEARKALRESLTGVSPLFGEYACFMSEDQSLVDCCLLPILWRLPVLGIELPRQAKPLLDYMERQFAREPFLASLSSVEREMRKL; encoded by the coding sequence ATGGGCGCAACCAACAGGTTAGCCTGCTATTCCGATCCCGCTGATCACTATTCTCATCGGGTACGCCTTGTGCTGGCCGAGAAGGGTGTCAGCGTGCAGGTCATCGATGTCGACCCCAGTCGCCTGCCGGCCAAGCTGGCCGAGGTAAACCCTTACGGCAGTGTGCCGACCCTGGTCGACCGTGACCTGGCGTTGTATGAGTCGACCGTGGTGATGGAATACCTCGAGGAGCGTTACCCGCACCCGCCGCTGATGCCGGTGTACCCGGTTGCACGGGGTAACAGCCGTTTGCTGATGCACCGCATCCAGCGCGACTGGTGCGCCCTGGCCGACACCGTGCTGGACTCGCGCAGTACCGAGGCCGCCCGTGTGGAGGCGCGCAAGGCCCTGCGCGAAAGCCTCACCGGCGTCTCGCCTTTGTTCGGTGAGTACGCCTGTTTCATGAGTGAGGATCAAAGCCTGGTCGATTGTTGTCTATTGCCCATACTCTGGCGCTTGCCAGTGTTGGGTATCGAGTTGCCGCGGCAAGCCAAGCCGCTGCTGGATTACATGGAGCGGCAGTTTGCCCGGGAGCCTTTCCTGGCGAGCCTGTCCTCCGTAGAACGTGAAATGCGCAAGCTTTAA
- a CDS encoding ClpXP protease specificity-enhancing factor, with the protein MNSSRPYLVRALYEWIVDNDCTPHMLVNAEYPKVQVPDGFASDGQIVLNISPSAVRSLHMDNDAVSFEGRFSGVAHSLFVPVGAILGIYARENGQGMVFELESPMDGDELEDDEVQPDDDGPPEGGGQPPRPSGRPSLKVVK; encoded by the coding sequence ATGAACTCCAGTCGCCCCTATCTGGTTCGAGCACTGTATGAGTGGATCGTCGACAACGATTGCACGCCCCATATGCTGGTCAATGCCGAATACCCGAAAGTGCAGGTGCCGGATGGTTTCGCCAGCGATGGCCAGATCGTCCTGAATATTTCGCCAAGTGCCGTGCGCAGTCTGCACATGGATAACGACGCGGTCAGCTTCGAGGGCCGCTTCAGTGGCGTGGCCCATTCGCTGTTTGTGCCGGTTGGCGCCATCCTGGGCATCTATGCCCGCGAAAATGGCCAAGGCATGGTCTTCGAGCTGGAGTCGCCAATGGATGGCGACGAGCTGGAAGACGATGAGGTACAGCCGGACGACGATGGCCCGCCAGAAGGTGGGGGCCAGCCGCCGCGCCCAAGTGGTCGGCCAAGCCTGAAAGTGGTCAAGTAA
- a CDS encoding YgdI/YgdR family lipoprotein, producing the protein MKKLLLPALLIGTFATLAGCSTPSLITLNDGREIQAVDAPKYDRDAGFYEFQQLDGKRTRINKDQVRTISDL; encoded by the coding sequence ATGAAAAAGCTTCTGCTGCCTGCCCTGCTGATCGGCACCTTCGCCACTCTGGCCGGCTGCTCTACCCCAAGCCTGATCACCCTCAACGATGGCCGTGAAATCCAGGCTGTCGACGCACCGAAGTACGACCGCGACGCCGGCTTCTACGAGTTCCAGCAACTCGACGGCAAGCGCACCCGCATCAACAAGGACCAGGTACGCACTATCAGCGACCTGTAA
- a CDS encoding BON domain-containing protein translates to MTPMRLGLMALTLCLSVTGCSSVLTSTRNSPIEDDRGTRTIGSKIDDSLIETKASVNISKASPDLDKGSHIVVSSYNGIVLLAGQTPRADLKSLAEQTAGQVQRVKKVHNELQVMQPSSILARNNDAWLTTKIKTQMLGDSAVPSSRIKVITENGIVYLLGLVTQKEANSATAVVQGVSGVQKIVKLFEYID, encoded by the coding sequence ATGACCCCTATGCGCCTCGGCCTGATGGCCCTGACCCTGTGCCTGAGCGTCACCGGTTGCAGCTCGGTACTCACCTCTACCCGCAATTCGCCGATCGAAGACGATCGCGGTACGCGCACCATTGGCAGCAAGATCGACGATTCGCTGATCGAGACCAAGGCTTCGGTGAACATTTCCAAGGCCAGCCCTGACCTGGACAAGGGCTCGCACATTGTTGTCAGCAGCTACAACGGCATCGTCCTGCTGGCCGGCCAGACCCCACGTGCCGACCTCAAGAGCCTCGCCGAGCAGACCGCCGGCCAGGTACAGCGCGTCAAGAAAGTGCACAACGAGCTGCAGGTGATGCAGCCCTCCTCCATCCTGGCACGCAACAACGACGCCTGGCTGACCACCAAGATCAAGACCCAGATGCTGGGTGACAGTGCCGTGCCAAGCTCGCGCATCAAGGTGATCACCGAGAACGGTATCGTGTACCTGCTCGGCCTGGTAACCCAGAAGGAGGCCAACTCGGCCACCGCAGTGGTGCAGGGCGTGTCGGGCGTGCAGAAGATCGTCAAGCTGTTCGAGTACATCGACTGA
- a CDS encoding phosphoheptose isomerase has translation MDMQSRIRRLFQASIDTKQQAMDILAPHIEQASLVMVNALLNEGKMLACGNGGSAGDAQHFSSELLNRFERERPSLPAIALTTDSSTLTSIANDYSYNEVFSKQIRALGQPGDVLLAISTSGNSANVIQAIQAAHDREMIVVALTGRDGGGMASLLLPEDVEIRVPSTVTARIQEVHLLAIHCLCDLIDSQLFGSEE, from the coding sequence ATGGACATGCAATCCCGAATTCGCCGGCTGTTCCAGGCCAGCATCGATACCAAGCAACAGGCAATGGACATCCTGGCACCGCACATCGAGCAGGCCAGCCTGGTCATGGTCAATGCGCTGCTCAACGAGGGCAAGATGCTCGCCTGTGGCAACGGCGGCTCGGCCGGTGATGCCCAGCACTTTTCGTCGGAACTGCTCAACCGTTTCGAGCGCGAGCGCCCGAGCCTGCCAGCCATCGCGCTGACCACCGACAGCTCGACCCTGACCTCGATCGCCAACGACTACAGCTACAACGAAGTCTTTTCCAAGCAGATTCGCGCCCTGGGGCAGCCCGGCGACGTTCTGCTGGCGATCTCCACCAGCGGCAATTCGGCCAACGTGATCCAGGCGATCCAGGCCGCACATGACCGCGAAATGATTGTCGTAGCATTGACTGGCCGCGACGGCGGCGGCATGGCTTCACTGCTGCTGCCCGAAGACGTGGAAATCCGCGTACCTTCGACGGTTACCGCACGCATCCAGGAAGTCCACCTGCTGGCGATCCACTGCCTGTGCGATCTGATCGACAGCCAACTGTTCGGGAGTGAAGAATGA
- a CDS encoding YraN family protein, with the protein MATASPTSAGQAAETQALEYLQGQGLQLLARNWRCKGGELDLVMLDADTVVFVEVRYRLHACFGGALESIDGRKQKRLVLAASLYLQKAPHWGNHPCRFDVVALQGSHHAGRPLQWLKNAFEC; encoded by the coding sequence ATGGCAACAGCGTCGCCCACCAGCGCCGGGCAAGCAGCAGAAACCCAGGCCCTTGAGTACCTTCAAGGGCAGGGCCTGCAGCTGCTGGCGCGCAATTGGCGATGCAAAGGCGGTGAGCTTGATCTGGTCATGCTTGACGCCGATACAGTAGTATTCGTCGAAGTCCGCTACCGGTTGCACGCGTGCTTCGGTGGCGCCCTCGAAAGCATCGACGGGCGCAAGCAGAAACGGCTGGTGCTCGCCGCCAGCCTGTACCTGCAGAAGGCGCCCCACTGGGGCAACCACCCCTGCCGCTTCGACGTAGTCGCCCTGCAGGGCAGCCACCATGCAGGCAGACCGCTTCAATGGCTGAAAAACGCCTTCGAATGCTGA